Part of the Oncorhynchus tshawytscha isolate Ot180627B linkage group LG07, Otsh_v2.0, whole genome shotgun sequence genome, tctttggcctgaatgcatcATATCTGATATAAACCTGGCACAGCATCaggctgtgaggatgtttttcaacggcaggaaCTGGGatgctagtcaggatcgagggaaagatggacggagcaaagtgcagagagctctatggtgaaaacctgctccagagcactcaggacctcagactgggacgaaggttcaccttccagcaggacaacgaccctaaccacacatccaagacagcgcaggagtggctttgggacaagtcgcTGAAtaaccttgagtggcccagccagagcctggacttgaacccaatctaacatctctggtgagacctgaaaatagctcccccatccaatctgacagtttgagagaagaatggtagaaactccccaaatataggatgccaagtttgtagtgtcatacccatgaagactggaggctgtaatcgccgtctaaggtgtttcaacaaaatacgcagtaaaaggtctgaatacttatgtagatttTTCAGTTTATTATTTTAATAAATTAGAAGGAAAatagtgtttttgctttgtcatttttgggtattgtgtgtcgattgagtatctaaaaatatatatttttagaataaggcgtaacaaaatgtggaaaaagtgaaggggtctgaatactttctgaatgcactgtattgttacaccatgtaggcgcagtatagacctagtctgttcattatatacatctacatgatgtattgttacaccatgtagaaCAGTATAGACCttgtctgttcattatatacatctaaatgatgtattgttacaccatgtaggagcagtatagacctagtctgttcaatatatacatctacatgatgtattgttacaccatgtaacAGCAGTATGGAGGTTAAAATTGATGGACAAATtgttgacacccttgataaagatgagcaacaaTGACTCTATAAAATAAAGaattaaaatactgagctatagtgtatgtaaaaaataaaggaaattatattattttatagcaATACCATTCTTCCAAACAGAATCTCTCCAGGTCCTTGATTTATtttgtctgcgcttatggactgccctgttcaattcaaaccacaggttttcaatggagtTCAAGTCcgaagactgagatggccatagAAAGTGTTGATTTTGTGCCCGATTAACCATTTCTTCGTGGATGTTGATGTGTCTTGCTAGAATATCAACTTATGGCCAAGTATCAGCCTCCTAGCAGAGAGGTAACCAGGTTGTGGGCTAAAATATCCTGGTAGTGGATGAAGTTGATTTATTTTATACatacatttttgctcatctttatcaagggtatcAATAAGTAGGAGCTTATTTTGATATCTAGTTATTTGACTGAATCATAAATACAGATGTGGAGTTGATGTAGAGTCTGTTTTAAATTCTCATAAAAAATCTGAACTAATCAAACACTTGTTGCTCTTTGTACGTGTtgaaataatattattatttaatgGAGAGGGAAAAAAAACGTTTCCCTAAACTGCTTTATAATATTATAATTTAATGAAAAAGACAAAAAGTTTTCCCTCCTCAACTGCGTTTACTCCCCCCAGACAGCAGATAGCGATATGTGTATTTCAGGCGATGTTTCtagtgtgacgtataatctagtggacggaacgctTCTTCAACAACTGCAGCCACCTCGGTAGCTCGCTAGCCAACAAAGTCGGAACATTCAAGTTCTTTAGACAATTTCGTGGTTTATTTGCCACTGTGATTTAAACATACTTATGTGTAAACAACTAGCTACCCCATTTCATTTAATATTTACGTTGTAAGTCAGCTAGctggctggttaagttagcactAGTCTAGTCGCTAATGCTAACAAGCGGTTATTCccgaccatgagttcactaaACTATTCCTCCTGATAAAGaagaggtctgctggacggagaaagaagctcttgtgaaagaggagaaggaagagaaggatgttacaatacaaaaacaagtagagggtgaggctgttaccgtgaaagaagaagaggaagacgcgTTTTTTGGAATGaaggatgaagagggggagattactgtcacaCTAGAGGAGGACGAAGAAGAGAAGACTGGAGAACTGATCAACACCAGAAAATACAGTGAGTACTATCTTATAAAACAGGGACATTGATCTACATACAGTGAGTACTGTCTTATAAATCAAGGACACAAACTCTAGGACTCAAACTTGTTGAACTAATGTGTGATTTTTAAAAGGGCATTCTACACCTGAATATGTTTTTGTACTGTCGAAATTGTTCATGATGTCCtccagtgatttaaaaaaaaaacttcctgTTGAAAAGAGAGATATAAATACATTAAAGatatataaatacaaaatagttttttatttttagaccACTGCAAACTTGAAGGAGTGAGTGATGTCATATTAAGGCGGTCAAGGAGTTGGCTTGATGGGAAGTTGTGATGTCATCCAATAGGCGACTGATCTTCATGTGAGTattcattattctttttaaaattcttcctgttctgtcaagttggttgttgatcagaGCTAGAAAGCTATGgcttcaagtcttgccatagactttcaagaggatttaagtccaaactaactaggccactcaggaacattcaatctTCTAAGCTCCTCATCTTGGTAAGctcctccagtgtagatttggccttgtggtttaggttattgtcctgttagaaCAGTTTTTTGTGTTCAGATATCGGAAATGCACTCTACCTACGTAACATTTAGTGTTTCCTTATATTACGCTGGGaaacagttttcatgggcacagAAATCCTAAATCATTTCAGAGTATGCAAAATCCAATGGTTTTAACTGAGAGTCACCTtaaagtagactgtgtctgtagaatgtgtataagatgtatggaTTGAAGGTAGAAGCAGACGTTTATTAGTTTACTTCAATTGGGGGATCGGCAGTAGGATTTGCGGGGAATAAtgataaaggtatattctttaaaaaagtatgtatgtctatataggtatgtgtatgtatataggtgtatatatatgcatgtgagtatggatatatatatttacccaaaaaatatgggggattggaaatgatgcagacaattgcattggaagcaacattctttccgcaatattaagctgatccaccctctAAAAAAGAGTCCCCTTAACTTTATTGACAACACCCAAATGGATACTGTCATTAGcgcggttcttcaataattacacataattcttaatactgtagctgtttagttACAGTCACATGTTCAACTATCATCGGCTGAACCAGGAAATCATTTTCAAATGACAGTCACATGACAAACATCACGACATGCAACAACAATCAAAGTGCTTCTTCATTCATTACTCTGGTAAAGACAGTTATGCTGTGCTCCACGTTGGATCCAACATCCCTAACAAATTGATGTTTATAATgttattgtctgcttgatttactgTAGGGTCTCGTTAGTCTGTTTGCACACATAGATACTTAGCTCATAATGTGTAGAGAACTGTTCCTTGATGTATAGGCTATTGTACAACACAGAGCTATTTTCTTATTCAGGACATTTAgaatgacaacacattacagagtagcctagtgggatTATTCACAAAATTATCTGGTGATCAGGTTATGAAATGtcatgaaaaatacattttagtttCCATGTTTCATCTGAAATATTAAATGATTTATGGTCCTAGGTCTATGTTATTTTtaaggtgaagttatgggtctaTGGCAAGTATTACCAAACTGGGGTGTACGCAATGCCGTCAGGgatacgccaaataaaaatgtgatacacatttaaaaaaaataaaaaataaaacattttcttcacattttcaaacagtccatttttATTTTCCAACACCTGAGAGGCCTCATTTCACTGCCgcaaataaaattaaaccatctagtgttcagtgctataacaacacaatgtcaaatacaggtagcctagtcaaataattaacatccaatcacattaactgttactctctcgcgggaattccactaacggtccataatgtagccaaacgtagctgctgctcgtgttggtatctgtactgatggcgcaaaagccatgacaggggaacatagtggagtggtaacgcacgtACAAGATGTttctcccgacgccacttgggtacactgcagcatccaccgagatgctcttgctgccaagggaatgcctgacagcttgaaagacattttggacacaacagtgaaaatggttaactttgttaaagcaggGCCCCTGAACTCGCTTGTATTTTATGCACtgtgcaatgatatgggcagtgaccatgttacgcttttacaacatacagaagtgcgctggttatcaaggggcaaagtattgacacgtttttttgaattgagagacgagcttaaagttttctttactgagcataattttcacttgtctgaccacttgcatgatgacgagtttctcacacaactggcctatctgggtgatgttttttctcacctgaatgatctgaacctaggattacagggactctccgcaacaatattcaatgtgcaggacaaaattgaggctatgattaaagAAGTAGGAGCTCTTCTGTCTCCGTTAACAAGGATAatacacaggtctttccattattgtatgattttttttgtgtgcaaattaactcaagcttacggacaatgtcaaatgtgatgtaGCGAAACACCTGAGTGAGTTGGCTGTGCAATtttgcaggtactttcccgaaacggatgacacaaacaactggattcattatccctttcatgccctgcctccagtccacttaccacaATCTGAACAAGAAAACCTCATCGAAATagcaacaagcagttctgtgaacaTTTTATTTATTCAGAAGCCACTGCCAAATTTCTGGATAGGTCTGGgttcagagtatcctgccttggcaaattgcgctgttaagacactgataccCTTTGctaccacgtacctatgtgagagtggattccctcactagcatgacaactaaatacaggcacagatcACAGTTGTGACAAAcgtatgtttaataaatgtattgtatagtgtgtgtgtgtgtgtgtgtgtgtgtgtgtggcaggcttacaatgatggcaaaaaaacaacatttgagattgcgctgaccctggtgcaaGAGGGGGTACGAAGCTgcaggttgaatgtttgaaagggtaagggactataaaaagtttgggaaccactgttctatAGTATTGgtataactagtggtttcctcattagcatgGCGGAGTTTCTGCAACCAAGTTGTGTGTGCATTGCCCTCATGCTGCAATTTTAGCAAACACAGAAAAAGGCCTATATTGGAGACCAATAGTTGTCAGGCACACTGCTTAGGATTGCAACAACTTTAATAACTTATTTCTAgttactactaatgtgaaaacaagacaatATGGCTTGTTCCTAACTTGACTGTCTTAATTGTCAAATAATTTGACAGACATCAATTGTACAACTTCATGGATATGCTCTGGGCATCACTTTTTACCTCATAAAAAGTGGATTTCTGCTGTCTGACTTTgtcattcacacaggagagagacgggacaATCGTGGATCCTcaggggagcctcaacaacatcatgatgCTGATGAGGCAGAGAaaagtctctccagatcagaactcCTCAAGAAACACCAGCGAGTACACACAGAAGAGAAATCtttctgctgctctgactgtgggaaaatATTAAACTCTTCAGTAGACCTTAAGATACATCAAATaattcacactggagagaaacttTCTAggtgtgatcaatgtgggaagagttttacgacatctagctatctaactatacaccagagaacacacacaggagaaaaattGTATAGCTGTagtcagtgtgggaagagttttactcattcaaccagcctgatatcacaccagagaacacacacaggagagaaaccttatagctgtggtcaatgtgggaagagttttggtaCATCTGGCTGTCTGGCAAcacatcagagaacacacacaggagagaaaccttatagctgtactcaatgtgggaagagtttcactcATTCAAccagcctgatatcacaccagagaacacacacaggagagaaatcttatagctgtggtcaatgtgggaagagtttcactcAGTCAACCAGTCtgacatcacaccagagaacacacacaggagagaaatcttgtagctgtgatgaatgtgggaagagttttactcagctaAGCAGCCTGATatcacacacaggagagaaatcgtatagctgtaatcaatgtgggaagagttttgcttCATCTGGCATTTTGACtgtacaccagagaatacacacaggcgagaaaccttatagctgtgatcaatgtgggaggaGTTTTACTCAGCTAAGCAGCCTGGTAtctcaccagagaacacacacaggagagaaacctcacagctgtaatcaatgtgggaagagatactctgataaaagatctctgactaaacatcagaaaatacatgtagttgtttcatgatatcaatgaaataATGTAGAATGTTTCTAATATTGTGGAAGTATTTTAGTCACGTCACAATAAAGAATGGTTTAACATTGTAGGAGCAGTATTTTAAGGAATGTCAGAATGTAGAACCCTAAACGTTTGCTCTAAATTGAAAGAGTACTATTTATGAGATTTAACAAGAATAGAGTTGTGTTACACTTACGACTTTGgtgacccacttgaatcaaaatgcaacacttcaaaatgtttAGGTTTACAATATATCCCAAGCTGTTTCTACATATTGGTTATTGTGTTTTGACATTGCACTATTCCCATGagcaaaatgtaattgaaaagaCGTTGAAAATAACACTATGCCTGATGACCAATATATGTTCGGTTGAAAGTCAAAGTTGAGAAGATGTATTTTCTGGTCGTTTTTTCAATGACTTGAAAACAACTTGATTTCAAGGTACTTGCAGCCTATACACATACGCAGTATAATAAATTGGTCTATAATCAGTTTTATTAACAATCTTACATCACTCCAGCATTTCTTTACAACATCCAAGCACTAATTGTCTTTATTCCACTACTGAAGTGGCATGAATCAAATCACCTACTCATATTTCAAACATTCAGCCtgacaaaatatacattttttatcaTTCCATGCCTCACCCTTAAGTTAATTATTGCCAATACATATTAACAAAGGGGTGTACATTTGCTTTTGATATTTCATAGTTACAATTCATGTAACATTTAGTCATTATTTATGCAACCAACTGACAATTTATGGGTACAATTATATTGAAATTGTGATCCTGCTTTTAGATTATCAGGATTCATTCTCAGATGTGCCAACCCAAATGTTCTGTAGCATGACATTGGGGACTGGGCCCCGATCCAACAACATGCCTGTCGAGATATTGCAGGAGTTTGCTCTTGAAATCAGacatgactaatacaatttgatttgtgttTTGTTTGTGCTCCTTCCAAGGGGACGAGAGTGAGTTTCAGGAAGAcaagagttctagaagctagtgagttttaggattCTATAGAAAGAAAAAGAACAAAAATTAAATGGTTGTATATTATCATTTGGAAGTAtgtgttttttcttgtttttaattgttgacagcaagttgttttctgttggtggtgagcAAACTTGGCCAACAAAAATATAGGCTATATTTGTTGTCTTAAGGGGGATGGTGTTACAGGTTTTGGTTTTTCCATGTATTTTTGgaggttggactttagcacgtATAGCTCGTTAGCACATAGGACacactgattggtgtcacctcgttagtcagtatgtgttacacctgtgctggcttgtccttctcgttagtgggaaggtgtttcacctgagctggtccaggttctatttaagagtgtctggcccagtgctccagttgtcttgatagatgtggagagtcaacacctTTAGTCGATCCACCTTTTTGGTTATTTTGCTTCCTGTTTATAAGTTTGAGGTGGTGGGACGGGTGCGCCATCGTCCGTGAGGAGATGGCGCAAAGTACATCTGGACCGTCGGTTCCGGGAATTGGACTGGCCAACACGGTGCGCTTTTCTTGGCGGGGAAAAGAGATGGAGCCTTGGGGGAGAGAAACCTTCGGGAGGAACATCCTAATGGGGCACCTAAAATTGAAGGTTAAAGATGTGCTATGCCTTCAGGGGAACCCAATGGAGAAGGGGTTTGATGTAACCCTATATTTGGAAGAAAAACACAATGAGATTATGAAGACGGTGACGGAAGGGAAAGAAGAAGGTCCCCTGTGTCATTACACGGTGACCAGCCTGGCAAGAAACAACTTCAGGGTGGTCACCGTAACCATGTACAATCCGCACGTAAAGGATGAAgaagtgagggcctttctggggaggtacatggacaatgtctcctcagcaaggtacctcagggactccctgggtttctggaaCGGAAAGAGAGGTTTCCAGGCGTTACTCAGGGAGTCcccgaagagtgtggatggctacctccatcctccggcgatgttctccctgggggctgacaggggaacCCTCtactatgcacgtcagcccccgttCTGCAGGCGTTGTATGGCCTACGGACATACCCTGGCCTTGTGCAGCATCAAGAAGTGTCGGTTCTGTGGTTCGGAGGGGCACGAGGCCAGGGAAtgtgacgagcccaaggcttgccacgggtgtggATCCAAAGAacacctgtggcgtgattgcctggctcgtcacaggtcatacgcgtctgcagctggggggggaacgggggatggggggaggaaagaaaggacgcgtgcggattgtacggatggcacaggggaaaagaagagggaagaaggaaagaagggaaaagaagaggagaagaaggcaGAAGAACGGAAAGGagcggagaagagagagggtgggacagTGTTGCaagaaggagtggaggagggaactgggacagtgacagggacagtgacggagaaggagggaggagtggaggtgggaggggaggggggggagggggggagatgggggaaggagtgggggacagcctgccaggcttcctcgaggtcgaaatgagggatttggtggaggagttagcggggatgggacgttgtgtctccccgctacctccttcaccaaagaagaaagggatgaagagggggagcttggcaggaagtgagagggagggggtgtggagggggaggggggctaagAGAGTGGCGGGGGGGGGGAGGGTTTGGTAATTTGTCCTCCCGGTTTGCCTCAGCCCCTTGCATTTTAGtggatgactccagtgaggggtcggtgggctgtttgctagagggatcccaactcctgtttgaggagatggggtcccctacatgcagccccgaggcaaacagggaggggggatggtgggtggggagggaggacccaacacactgcctgggtcatgggttgggatggaggacgggggcgtcaggagaggagaggacgtccccgccggtggagatggaccaggggagcatcgggtgagtctcctgttttttttttttggtttttgggggttttatttgttgttaataattaaatgaatagttctgtttcttttttagtctaaatgttaggggttaaggaataatgttaaaaggagggcggttttttgttatttagagggtgtggggtttgatttctgttttttacaggaggttcacctgagggatggtggggatgtgtgtagatttaagagg contains:
- the LOC112254097 gene encoding gastrula zinc finger protein XlCGF17.1-like, producing MKDEEGEITVTLEEDEEEKTGELINTRKYRERRDNRGSSGEPQQHHDADEAEKSLSRSELLKKHQRVHTEEKSFCCSDCGKILNSSVDLKIHQIIHTGEKLSRCDQCGKSFTTSSYLTIHQRTHTGEKLYSCSQCGKSFTHSTSLISHQRTHTGEKPYSCGQCGKSFGTSGCLATHQRTHTGEKPYSCTQCGKSFTHSTSLISHQRTHTGEKSYSCGQCGKSFTQSTSLTSHQRTHTGEKSCSCDECGKSFTQLSSLISHTGEKSYSCNQCGKSFASSGILTVHQRIHTGEKPYSCDQCGRSFTQLSSLVSHQRTHTGEKPHSCNQCGKRYSDKRSLTKHQKIHVVVS